GAAACTTCTGGATAGAGGAGTAATGGTCTATCTGTGCTTGTAAATAATACAGTTTGGCTTAAGGTAGCACTTAATGTAACTTCATTTGCTCGAAATTGTTCACGTATTTTTGTCACTTGGATTGAGTCAGTTGCCATTGGAGAGCCATTTGTTTCTGCTGCCTTTGTTCCTTTACCTGTGAGGTTAGTGTCTGTAACTGTGGGAGCAGACAAAAGTGGTGTGGCATTAGTCCAAGACATAGTTTGATTGAGGCATGGAGACCCTATCACAATGGCTGCTGTTTCCTTCACCCACTTAAGCAAGTAAGGGATATTTTGCTTATCGTTGCATGACCATGGGTTGTTAAAAAGTGTTATGACTTGTAGTTGAAAGAGCCGGTCAAAAGCTTTGTCAGGAATATACGTGAATTTGTTGTTGTGCAGATAAATATTTGTAAGGTGTAGCAGCCTCACCAGTGTTCCTGGAAGTATTTGTGTTAAGAAGTTGTTTGATAGATCCACCGTCTCTATGTTGTAGGGCATATTGGTTGGAACTGTCCAAAGTTTGTTGCTACTGAGATTGAGAAACTTGAGGCTGCTCAATGTATTGTTGATAAGTACCGCTCTTTCTACCATATTCCTGGAAACGTCAAGCACTTTAAGATTCCACTGGTAAGCTGTATCAAGTTTCTGAAGAACTTTAATATTGTTACCCGTGGCATATATTTCCCATAGAGACTTGGGCAGATAAGCAGGAATGTTCTTGAGCCAATTATTTGAAATATCGAGGGTCCTCAAATTGGTGAACCGGGTCAGCTGATGATCAAGATCAACAAAGTGATTAAAAGACAAATTTAAGTATGTAATGTTGTCTTGAAGTTCCTGTGGCAGTGTAGTCAAGTTTCTGCCGGAACAGTCCACGTTTCTGTTGTTTCCTGAGCACGTACACTTAGAAGGACAAATGCACAGAACAGTGGGAATAAAAATCAGAAAGACCAGTAGACAAAGACGTTTTTTCGGTATCTGGTATTCCATTGTTGCCTGAAATTAAATATACCAAAGTGACACCCTTATAATATAGATAATATACTTAATGCATTTGTAAGAGTCATCTTTGCACTGACGGCTTGCTGGAGAaattgagtaaaaaaaaaaattctaaaaatacCCTTTGTGGTATAGTCCTTTTTATAACTGTTTACAAAACATCCCTCCATTTACAGGCATGTGTCTGGCAGAATGAGACTCATTTTTTCATCTCCCTTTCCCCCTTGAGCTCAACTGAGGGCTCTCTTTCTAAAATGCAAGTCTATTCCAAATGTTATACAATGTCTGCTTTGTGTTTTAGTGATTTCAAGCCTGTATTATTTTAGGAATAATGTGTTCTTTTACACAGATGGATGAAAAAATGGCTGTCAAATGGATCTGCCTTAAAAATCTCTGCAGTAATGtagcaatcacacacacacacgccactGTATTTGTCCTAATGAAATTTGTTGAAGTTCCTCTAGATAATTTGTTACAAACTCATTTGAAACCTGAAATCCGGATTCCACATCTCTATTCCAAAATAGACATTAGTAATGTTCTTCCTTTATATAACTTTGTTCCCCTTTAAAGCTAGCCAACATGTATATTTGAAACCTGAATTAATGTTAGAATGAAATCTGACTGTCACTGCAGCAAATTTCTGGTGCATGCAATTGTTAGACCagtattttcagtcttatttccGTATCTTTAATTTTGCAGTAG
This genomic stretch from Gopherus flavomarginatus isolate rGopFla2 chromosome 19, rGopFla2.mat.asm, whole genome shotgun sequence harbors:
- the OMG gene encoding oligodendrocyte-myelin glycoprotein, yielding MEYQIPKKRLCLLVFLIFIPTVLCICPSKCTCSGNNRNVDCSGRNLTTLPQELQDNITYLNLSFNHFVDLDHQLTRFTNLRTLDISNNWLKNIPAYLPKSLWEIYATGNNIKVLQKLDTAYQWNLKVLDVSRNMVERAVLINNTLSSLKFLNLSSNKLWTVPTNMPYNIETVDLSNNFLTQILPGTLVRLLHLTNIYLHNNKFTYIPDKAFDRLFQLQVITLFNNPWSCNDKQNIPYLLKWVKETAAIVIGSPCLNQTMSWTNATPLLSAPTVTDTNLTGKGTKAAETNGSPMATDSIQVTKIREQFRANEVTLSATLSQTVLFTSTDRPLLLYPEVSTTQKISSHEAAATHTIYIKNSTDMNSSMMSSTGSSTTPMTLSITSRMLTNYSKMPPQSTTVTLRKEESTTNIFNTHAPSKASISEMYSFYVVMLNVVVILIG